A stretch of Cytophagales bacterium DNA encodes these proteins:
- a CDS encoding mechanosensitive ion channel: MIEQLQANYPLFQVGLTFLTILFYLLTRRLFSRKVIRRADRFNFEDARATYIKKAISAGLVVLFIIILGIIWEVSLKGLSVYVASVLTVVGVGLFATWSIVSNITASVILFFFFPFRIGSKVRIVDGDNSAEGEVIGLSLFSIQLRREDGQEIYYPNNLAIQKSIVHLKERKS; the protein is encoded by the coding sequence ATGATTGAGCAACTCCAGGCCAATTATCCCTTATTTCAGGTTGGTCTTACCTTCCTGACGATTTTGTTCTACTTACTGACCAGACGCCTTTTCTCAAGAAAAGTGATTCGAAGAGCAGACCGGTTCAATTTCGAGGATGCCCGTGCCACATACATCAAGAAAGCAATCAGTGCTGGCCTTGTTGTTCTGTTCATCATCATATTAGGAATCATTTGGGAAGTCTCACTTAAAGGACTGTCCGTCTATGTGGCCTCAGTTTTGACAGTCGTCGGCGTAGGGTTATTCGCAACCTGGTCTATTGTTAGTAACATCACTGCGTCCGTGATTCTGTTTTTCTTCTTTCCATTTCGAATTGGTTCAAAAGTGAGGATTGTGGACGGTGACAACTCTGCTGAGGGAGAAGTGATTGGCCTTTCACTGTTTTCTATCCAACTTAGAAGAGAAGACGGCCAAGAGATCTATTATCCAAACAACCTGGCCATTCAAAAATCCATTGTGCATTTGAAGGAACGAAAATCTTGA
- a CDS encoding RteC domain-containing protein — MQQLYSDLLDRLSNELHPLHITDQDPIQIIPKNIKICLKLNKDLKKRYIQANHNKEEHIQFFKTIKPLFYSELFYQRCILKFYKSQPEGTTKVFKAHIHKNLERSNAPFYEFSVFHNYMRMNSTQMDETYFTPIPYDPEIHDHLEVSTETDFSSPADTTLSILIATKRHQEFLKQQLAALKTTKSQPAEQLPKPLKFKGSKVDLILTSYALSELSDAEGDVKRHAEWLSLMYDEDLGDVYRGFHDIKKKKNPTAFFDKLKKAVFRRMNDDNDDE; from the coding sequence ATGCAACAACTTTACAGTGATCTTTTGGATCGACTATCAAACGAATTACATCCGCTCCACATCACGGATCAAGACCCTATCCAAATCATTCCTAAAAACATCAAGATTTGCCTGAAACTCAATAAAGACCTAAAAAAGAGGTACATCCAAGCAAACCATAACAAGGAGGAGCATATCCAGTTCTTCAAGACCATTAAACCCTTATTCTACTCCGAGCTGTTTTATCAAAGGTGTATTCTGAAATTTTACAAGTCCCAACCAGAAGGAACGACAAAAGTATTCAAAGCACATATCCATAAGAACCTGGAACGAAGTAACGCACCATTCTATGAATTTTCAGTGTTTCACAACTACATGAGAATGAATTCTACTCAGATGGATGAAACGTACTTTACACCTATCCCCTACGATCCAGAAATACACGATCATTTGGAAGTTTCTACTGAAACAGATTTTAGTTCTCCTGCAGATACGACTCTCTCCATATTGATAGCCACAAAAAGGCATCAAGAATTCCTCAAGCAACAGCTAGCAGCGTTGAAAACTACTAAATCACAACCAGCAGAACAGCTACCTAAACCCCTGAAATTCAAAGGATCTAAAGTTGATTTGATCTTGACCTCCTATGCACTATCAGAATTGTCAGATGCAGAAGGAGACGTCAAAAGACACGCCGAATGGTTGAGTTTGATGTATGACGAAGATTTAGGGGATGTCTATCGAGGTTTCCATGACATTAAGAAAAAGAAGAATCCAACAGCATTCTTCGACAAACTCAAAAAAGCCGTTTTCAGACGAATGAATGATGATAACGATGACGAATAA
- a CDS encoding helix-turn-helix domain-containing protein encodes MATEIITKEDLREFKTELLGELHSLIQNSDEGPKRQWLKSSEVRRMLKISAGSLQNLRVNGHLPYTKVQGIIFYEYQDIIDMIDNNKYNNALQ; translated from the coding sequence ATGGCTACAGAAATCATCACTAAAGAAGATCTCCGTGAATTCAAAACAGAACTATTAGGAGAATTACATTCATTGATTCAGAACTCTGATGAAGGTCCAAAACGGCAATGGCTAAAGTCTTCAGAAGTAAGAAGGATGTTGAAGATCTCAGCAGGATCGCTGCAGAACCTACGAGTAAATGGACATCTGCCCTACACCAAAGTACAGGGAATTATCTTCTACGAATACCAGGACATCATCGACATGATCGATAACAACAAGTACAACAACGCTTTACAGTAG
- a CDS encoding ATPase, with protein MKTKTTANHSDIFPFSECLSVLEHSGKRFYGDHFRIVDEDHEVIFKLLVYFMRDEANAKKLGISFRKGILLTGPVGCGKTSLMNLFRFITAAHNHHTMVSCRKVSFEFIQEGYKVIQRYSDHSFRHNNMEWQPKTYCFDDLGSEDTLKYFGNECNVMAEILLSRYDLFISQGMLTHLTTNLNSSEMDELYGNRVRSRMREMVNLISFENGRDKRK; from the coding sequence ATGAAGACAAAGACTACAGCGAACCACTCTGACATATTTCCATTCTCCGAATGCCTTTCTGTTCTCGAGCATTCCGGAAAGCGATTCTACGGTGATCACTTTCGCATAGTGGACGAGGATCATGAAGTAATCTTCAAACTCCTGGTCTATTTCATGAGAGATGAGGCAAACGCCAAAAAATTGGGCATCAGCTTCAGGAAGGGCATACTATTGACCGGGCCAGTGGGTTGCGGTAAGACCTCACTCATGAACCTCTTCCGGTTCATCACAGCAGCTCACAACCATCACACCATGGTGTCTTGCAGAAAGGTTTCATTTGAATTCATCCAGGAAGGCTACAAAGTAATCCAGCGTTACAGCGACCACTCCTTTAGACACAACAACATGGAGTGGCAACCCAAGACTTATTGTTTTGATGACCTGGGATCCGAAGACACCCTAAAATACTTTGGTAATGAGTGCAATGTGATGGCAGAAATCCTCCTCTCCAGATATGACCTATTCATTTCGCAAGGCATGCTCACGCACTTAACCACCAACCTCAACAGCTCAGAAATGGACGAACTCTATGGCAATAGGGTAAGAAGTAGGATGCGTGAAATGGTCAATTTGATCAGTTTCGAGAATGGGAGGGATAAGAGGAAATGA